Proteins found in one Ptychodera flava strain L36383 chromosome 3, AS_Pfla_20210202, whole genome shotgun sequence genomic segment:
- the LOC139130266 gene encoding uncharacterized protein — protein MVDEENFKLPSPEPLDEDENFQILSLFQEHELGNLKSDSVIVKAMNSVADLFYNHRRSPPTWKILGVPKRCESDLLDRLNLHSKLDVVLARMPSDKRLKDELCQCHLVLVPPSSDHYVNLTLASMCAAVPIIIPWRSQSHELIQRHLRRHEIWLVVDMSEAEPLREGIMRYLCNYKVALKKAKDIRNDVRNQVRQELESINDIFFEVVKEDADVIHGVILQRQKSPEEKQQDNEDDKENEGTRKESSQSSRKRKWQGRDPGVMKVKVQVSEVVPESGRTVEEVERGFYESQEVKEKTEEVGQMLDGQRDGMKVKDIGHESISYTMACQSLDALECLMRKYENGKLQDMMEDEFLSDELLDKIGAYYLAIDVTIDYEEYLMCRKELIQMYGEPVNDGQQQGDIQSMGESHESETSQEKIDGAARRVNRARYLLKSFEKEGGKVTESQINMLDQLLKEKEEKRQLEHKLSLQASGMEEIVHWEHVERGSSGILRLHDSELSQATNLHQLTEDQITDLNEGLKSEIAKQTHDGRVARAMHRERGRGRDIWRSSLVEGKKLTEREFNPLFSEFIQVKTDMRELETNRPEATIKNEKLLADVEAIVQDADIDEEMKELYIEKEGSTRISRYGNGPGEVCRPWALVINKNGEVVVCDKGPDEGPVDQPGSVKTIAPDTAQVLSIITFHCLPETFRPTGVAIDDQGVYYIADDGNQCIVVCDALGKFEQTIDLGEVSSPEICLGQGNDIFVADYNGHVMKYNKAGKKIATRELTSPWSPTMNSKNQLLCQAVVMDVSMF, from the exons ATGGTGGATGAAGAGAACTTCAAGCTTCCTTCTCCAGAACCTCTCGACGAAGATGAAAACTTCCAAATCTTGTCCCTGTTCCAAGAGCACGAACTTGGCAACCTTAAAAGCGACAGTGTTATAGTAAAGGCTATGAATTCTGTTGCAGACTTATTTTATAATCACAGAAGATCACCGCCAACATGGAAAATTCTCGGAGTTCCAAAGCGATGTGAATCCGACCTTCTGGACCGTTTAAATCTACATTCCAAATTAGATGTCGTACTGGCTCGAATGCCTTCAGACAAACGTCTTAAAGACGAGCTTTGTCAGTGCCATCTCGTTCTTGTTCCACCATCTTCTGACCATTACGTCAATTTAACGCTTGCATCCATGTGTGCTGCTGTACCCATAATTATTCCCTGGAGATCTCAGAGCCACGAGCTAATTCAGCGACATCTTCGTCGTCATGAAATTTGGCTCGTTGTCGACATGAGCGAGGCTGAACCGCTAAGGGAAGGTATCATGAGGTACCTATGCAACTACAAGGTCGCCCTGAAAAAGGCCAAGGACATTAGGAATGATGTGCGGAATCAAGTTAGGCAGGAGTTGGAGAGTATCAACGACATTTTCTTTGAAGTGGTGAAAGAAGACGCGGATGTCATACACGGAGTTATCTTACAAAGACAGAAGTCACCGGAGGAAAAGCAACAAG ATAATGAAGACGATAAAGAAAACGAAGGAACGAGGAAGGAGTCTAGCCAAAGTTCAAGAAAAAGGAAATGGCAGGGACGAGATCCAG GTGTAATGAAAGTGAAGGTACAAGTGAGTGAAGTTGTTCCAGAGAGTGGAAGAACGGTTGAGGAGGTTGAGAGAGGTTTCTATGAAAGTCAGGAAGTCAAGGAGAAGACTGAGGAAGTTGGTCAGATGCTTGATGGGCAGCGTGATGGCATGAAAGTGAAGGATATTGGTCATGAAAGTATTTCCTATACAATGGCGTGCCAATCGCTAGATGCACTGGAATGCCTAATGAGGAAATATGAGAATGGTAAACTTCAGGATATGATGGAAGATGAATTCCTATCTGATGAACTTCTCGATAAAATTGGGGCGTATTACCTAGCGATTGATGTAACCATAGACTATGAGGAGTATTTGATGTGCAGAAAGGAGCTAATCCAGATGTATG GGGAACCTGTGAATGATGGTCAACAGCAAGGGGACATTCAATCTATGGGAGAAAGCCATGAGTCAGAAACCTCGCAAGAGAAGATTGACGGTGCAGCCAGAAGAGTGAATAGAGCCAGATACCTCCTGAAGTCTTTCGAGAAGGAGGGCGGTAAAGTGACGGAGAGCCAGATAAATATGCTTGACCagcttttgaaagaaaaggaaGAGAAGAGACAGTTGGAGCATAAGCTGTCTCTGCAAGCATCTGGGATGGAAGAAATTGTGCATTGGGAGCATGTTGAAAGAG GGTCTTCTGGCATATTACGACTCCACGACTCAGAACTCAGCCAGGCGACAAACTTACATCAACTGACTGAAGACCAGATCACCGACTTGAATGAAGGTCTCAAGTCAGAGATTGCCAAACAAACTCATGATGGTAGAGTAGCGAGGGCAATGCATAGAGAACGTGGACGAGGAAGGGATATATGGAGATCATCTCTGGTCGAAGGAAAGAAATTGACCGAACGAGAATTCAACCCACTTTTCAGTGAGTTTATTCAAGTAAAGACGGATATGCGAGAGCTGGAGACAAATCGGCCTGAGGCAACCATTAAAAACGAGAAGCTATTGGCTGATGTTGAGGCTATTGTACAAGACGCCGATATCGATGAAGAAATGAAAGAGCTATATATTGAAAAAGAAGGATCGACAAGG ATATCGCGATATGGTAATGGTCCAGGAGAAGTCTGTAGACCATGGGCATTGGTTATAAATAAGAATGGAGAGGTAGTTGTTTGTGACAAAGGACCCGACGAAGGGCCCGTTGACCAGCCTGGCAGCGTGAAGACCATAGCACCGGACACTGCTCAAGTTCTATCAATTATAACATTTCACTGCTTACCGGAAACGTTCAGGCCAACAGGAGTAGCAATAGATGATCAGGGTGTGTACTATATTGCAGACGACGGCAACCAATGCATTGTAGTGTGCGATGCTCTGGGAAAATTCGAACAAACTATAGACTTGGGAGAAGTGAGTTCGCCTGAGATATGCCTTGGTCAAGGCAATGATATTTTCGTAGCAGATTATAATGGACATGTGATGAAATACAACAAAGCTGGCAAAAAGATAGCGACTAGGGAGCTTACTTCGCCGTGGTCTCCGACGATGAATAGTAAAAACCAACTCTTGTGTCAGGCAGTAGTGATGGATGTGTCTATGTTTTAG